The following are from one region of the Quercus robur chromosome 1, dhQueRobu3.1, whole genome shotgun sequence genome:
- the LOC126732796 gene encoding laccase-17-like, with product MGVALISSPAFPSVFLFSLITVCLIPELTLAAGITRHYKFDIKLQNVTRLCHTKSIITVNGQFPGPRIVAREGDHLLINVVNHVQNNISIHWHGIRQLQTGWADGPAYVTQCPIQIGHSYVYNFTIVGQRGTLFWHAHISWLRSTVYGPLIILPKRGVPYPFTKPFNEVPIIFGEWWNADPETVITQALQTGGGPNVSDAYTINGLPGPLYNCSAKDTFKLKVKPRKTYLLRFINAALNDELFFSIANHTLTVVEADAVYVKPFETNTLLIAPGQTTNVLLKTKPNFPNATFFMTARPYVTGLGTFDNSTVAGILEYEFSSKTKSHSSNISIKKLPLFKPVLPPLNDTSFATNFSNKLRSLASAQFPANVPQKVDKRFFFTIGLGTNPCDQNNQTCQGPNGTRFAASINNISFAVPTTALLQAHFFGQSNGVYNPNFPISPLIPFNYTGNPPNNTMVSNGTKLVVLTFNTSVELVLQDTSILGAESHPLHLHGFNFFVVGQGFGNFDQNKDPENFNLVDPVERNTVGVPSGGWVAIRFLADNPGVWFMHCHLEIHTSWGLKMAWLVLDGKLPNQKLLPPPADLPKC from the exons ATGGGTGTGGCTCTTATTTCCTCTCCAGCATTTCCCAGCGTCTTTCTATTCTCATTGATTACAGTTTGTCTCATTCCTGAGCTCACACTGGCTGCAGGCATTACCAGGCACTACAAGTTTGAT ATCAAATTACAAAATGTTACACGACTGTGCCACACAAAGAGCATTATTACTGTAAATGGGCAGTTTCCTGGGCCTCGCATTGTAGCTAGGGAGGGTGATCACCTTCTTATCAATGTGGTTAACCATGTCCAGAACAACATCTCCATCCATTG GCATGGAATTCGACAGCTTCAAACAGGGTGGGCTGATGGACCAGCATATGTGACTCAATGTCCCATACAAATTGGCCACAGTTATGTGTACAACTTCACCATTGTTGGCCAGAGAGGCACTCTTTTTTGGCATGCCCACATTTCATGGCTAAGATCAACTGTCTATGGTCCTCTAATCATTCTTCCCAAGCGTGGTGTTCCTTATCCATTCACCAAACCCTTCAATGAAGTTCCCATTATCTTTG GAGAGTGGTGGAATGCAGATCCTGAAACAGTCATTACCCAAGCTCTGCAAACAGGAGGTGGCCCTAATGTCTCTGATGCATATACCATCAATGGACTTCCAGGGCCACTATATAACTGCTCAGCCAAAG ACACATTCAAGCTAAAGGTGAAGCCTAGGAAGACTTACCTTCTTCGGTTCATCAACGCAGCACTCAATGACGAGCTATTTTTCAGCATTGCAAACCACACCCTCACAGTTGTTGAAGCAGATGCCGTTTATGTTAAACCTTTCGAGACCAACACGCTTCTCATAGCCCCAGGACAAACCACAAATGTTCTTCTTAAGACCAAACCCAATTTCCCAAATGCCACATTCTTCATGACTGCTAGACCATATGTGACTGGCCTGGGCACTTTTGACAATTCTACTGTTGCAGGTATCTTAGAATatgaattttcatccaaaacaaAAAGCCACTCATCAAACATTTCCATCAAAAAGCTTCCACTCTTCAAACCAGTTCTCCCTCCTCTCAATGACACTTCCTTTGCTACAAATTTCTCAAACAAACTTCGTAGCTTAGCAAGTGCTCAATTCCCTGCTAATGTCCCACAAAAAGTTGACAAGCGCTTTTTCTTCACAATAGGCCTTGGAACAAACCCTTGTGATCAGAATAACCAAACCTGCCAAGGTCCTAATGGAACAAGGTTTGCAGCTTCTATCAATAACATATCTTTTGCAGTACCAACCACAGCTCTTCTACAAGCCCATTTCTTTGGTCAATCAAATGGAGTTTACAACCCCAACTTTCCTATCAGTCCCTTAATTCCCTTTAACTATACTGGCAACCCTCCAAACAACACTATGGTGAGCAATGGGACAAAGCTAGTGGTTCTGACTTTTAACACTAGTGTAGAGCTTGTCTTGCAGGACACAAGCATTCTTGGCGCTGAGAGCCACCCTCTACATCTGCATGGCTTTAATTTCTTCGTTGTTGGGCAAGGTTTTGGGAACTTTGATCAGAATAAAGACCCAGAAAACTTCAATCTTGTCGACCCAGTTGAAAGAAACACCGTGGGTGTGCCTTCAGGGGGTTGGGTTGCTATCAGGTTTTTAGCAGATAACCCAG GAGTATGGTTCATGCATTGCCACCTGGAGATCCACACAAGCTGGGGTTTAAAGATGGCTTGGCTAGTCTTAGATGGAAAGCTCCCAAATCAGAAGCTGCTTCCTCCACCAGCAGATCTTCCTAAGTGTTGA